In one Erythrobacteraceae bacterium WH01K genomic region, the following are encoded:
- the purB gene encoding adenylosuccinate lyase, protein MVPRYARPAMTALWEPEAKYRIWFEIEAHATQKLADLGVVPETAAKALWDWWETNPKIDVAAIDAKEAVLKHDVIAFLDWVAEQVGPEARFMHQGMTSSDVLDTTLAVQLARSADILLEDIDQLLAAIRRRAEEHKFTPTIGRSHGIHAEPVTFGLKLAQAYAEFTRNRERLVAARREIATCAVSGAVGTFANIDPQVEEHVAERLGLAPEPVSTQVIPRDRHAMFFSTLAVIAGSIERLAVEIRHLQRTEVLEAEEYFAPGQKGSSAMPHKRNPILTENLTGQARMIRGYAMPALENVALWHERDISHSSVERFIGPDATITLDFALARLTGVVDKLLVYPDRMQANMDRMGGLIHSQRVLLALTQAGITRDDAYRLVQRNAMKVWESDGRKSLLELLKQDEEVTAALSDEQLEEKFDLAYHFKHVDTIFERVFG, encoded by the coding sequence ATGGTCCCCCGTTACGCCCGCCCTGCCATGACCGCCCTCTGGGAGCCGGAGGCGAAATACCGCATCTGGTTCGAGATCGAGGCGCACGCGACGCAGAAGCTCGCCGATCTCGGCGTCGTACCCGAGACAGCAGCCAAGGCGCTGTGGGACTGGTGGGAAACCAATCCGAAGATCGACGTCGCTGCCATCGATGCGAAGGAAGCGGTTCTGAAGCACGACGTGATCGCGTTTCTCGACTGGGTGGCGGAGCAGGTCGGCCCGGAAGCGCGCTTCATGCACCAGGGCATGACCAGTTCGGACGTGCTCGACACCACGCTGGCAGTGCAGCTTGCGCGGTCTGCCGATATCCTGCTGGAAGACATCGACCAGCTTCTGGCGGCGATCAGGCGCCGGGCCGAAGAGCACAAGTTCACACCAACCATCGGCCGCAGCCACGGAATCCACGCGGAGCCCGTGACCTTCGGACTGAAGCTTGCCCAGGCTTATGCCGAGTTCACGCGAAACCGCGAACGGCTGGTTGCGGCCCGGCGCGAGATCGCGACCTGCGCCGTTTCCGGAGCGGTCGGGACGTTCGCCAATATCGATCCGCAGGTCGAGGAGCATGTGGCGGAACGGCTCGGCCTCGCCCCCGAACCGGTCAGCACCCAGGTCATCCCGCGCGATCGCCATGCCATGTTCTTCTCTACCCTCGCCGTCATTGCAGGGTCGATCGAGCGACTGGCTGTCGAAATCCGTCATCTCCAACGGACGGAAGTGCTGGAAGCGGAGGAGTATTTCGCGCCGGGGCAGAAGGGTTCGAGCGCGATGCCGCACAAGCGCAACCCGATCCTGACCGAAAACCTTACCGGACAGGCACGCATGATCCGCGGCTACGCCATGCCGGCACTCGAAAACGTCGCGCTGTGGCACGAGCGGGACATCTCCCACTCTTCCGTAGAGCGGTTCATCGGCCCCGACGCCACCATCACGCTGGATTTCGCCCTCGCGCGGCTGACAGGCGTGGTCGACAAACTGCTGGTCTACCCCGATCGCATGCAGGCGAACATGGACCGTATGGGCGGCCTTATCCATTCGCAGCGCGTCCTGCTGGCGCTTACCCAGGCCGGGATTACCCGCGACGATGCCTACCGCCTGGTCCAGCGCAACGCGATGAAGGTCTGGGAAAGCGACGGGCGCAAATCGCTGCTGGAATTGCTGAAGCAGGACGAGGAAGTCACCGCCGCGCTGTCGGACGAGCAGCTGGAGGAGAAGTTCGACCTCGCCTACCACTTCAAGCATGTCGATACGATCTTCGAGCGCGTCTTCGGCTGA
- a CDS encoding F0F1 ATP synthase subunit C, giving the protein MEAEAAKLLGAGLAAVGAGLAALGVGNVFAKYLEGALRNPGAADGQQGRLFIGFAAAELLGLLSFVVAMILIFVA; this is encoded by the coding sequence ATGGAAGCTGAAGCTGCAAAGCTGCTCGGAGCCGGTCTCGCCGCTGTAGGTGCCGGTCTCGCCGCACTGGGTGTGGGCAACGTGTTCGCAAAGTACCTCGAAGGCGCGCTGCGCAATCCGGGTGCTGCCGACGGCCAGCAGGGCCGCCTGTTCATCGGCTTCGCCGCAGCAGAGCTTCTCGGCCTGCTGTCGTTCGTCGTGGCCATGATCCTGATCTTCGTCGCCTGA
- the radC gene encoding DNA repair protein RadC produces MRDRLLTGGAEALADYEVLEYLLFGAFRQGDTKQLAKRLLERFGSLGNVLDADHGALAEVKGMGETSAAVLKATALAARRMARSRVQEKPVLGSWQALLDYLAIDMANLTVERVRVLYLDTRNRLIRDHHMSDGSIDEAAVHPREVIRRGLDIGATALILVHNHPSGNPEPSRADIQITQRIAEAGRLLGITVHDHVIVGSEGHVSLRAKGLI; encoded by the coding sequence CTGCGCGATCGCCTGTTGACCGGCGGGGCCGAAGCTCTGGCCGATTACGAAGTCCTGGAATACCTTCTTTTCGGTGCGTTCCGGCAAGGCGACACGAAGCAATTGGCAAAGCGGTTGCTGGAGCGCTTCGGCTCGCTCGGCAACGTCCTCGATGCCGACCATGGCGCACTGGCAGAAGTGAAGGGAATGGGGGAAACCAGCGCTGCCGTGCTCAAGGCGACGGCACTTGCGGCGCGCCGCATGGCGCGCAGCCGCGTGCAGGAAAAACCCGTTCTGGGCAGCTGGCAGGCGCTGCTCGATTACCTCGCGATCGACATGGCCAACCTGACGGTCGAACGGGTGCGCGTGCTTTATCTCGACACCCGGAACCGCCTCATCCGCGACCATCACATGAGCGACGGTTCGATCGACGAAGCTGCGGTTCATCCAAGGGAAGTTATCAGGCGCGGGTTGGATATCGGTGCAACAGCGCTGATCCTCGTGCACAACCATCCCAGCGGCAATCCGGAACCCAGCCGAGCCGACATCCAGATCACGCAGCGCATTGCCGAGGCAGGCAGGCTGCTGGGCATAACCGTCCACGACCACGTCATTGTCGGCAGCGAAGGCCATGTCAGCCTGCGGGCGAAGGGCTTGATATGA
- a CDS encoding ATPase — protein MPQIAQVAETYSSQIFWLLVFFGLVFFVVGRGMVPRVMATVGDRDKQIADDLAAAQAARDRADEEEEAWRIRENENRDKAQALVAAAKADAAAKSEKKIAAAQKRLDTKLAEAETRIAASRESALAEIEGVAAEAAQDITMRLAGVKVTKPTATKAVKEAMAHV, from the coding sequence ATGCCCCAGATAGCCCAGGTCGCCGAAACATATTCCAGCCAGATTTTCTGGCTGCTGGTTTTCTTCGGCCTCGTATTCTTCGTCGTCGGGCGGGGCATGGTCCCGCGCGTGATGGCCACCGTGGGTGATCGCGACAAGCAGATCGCCGACGACCTTGCCGCTGCGCAGGCAGCAAGGGACCGCGCGGACGAGGAAGAGGAAGCCTGGCGCATCCGCGAGAACGAAAACCGCGACAAGGCGCAGGCACTGGTTGCTGCGGCAAAGGCCGATGCTGCCGCGAAGTCGGAAAAGAAAATTGCTGCGGCGCAGAAGCGTCTCGATACCAAGCTTGCCGAAGCCGAGACGCGCATTGCCGCGTCACGGGAAAGCGCTTTGGCGGAAATCGAGGGTGTCGCTGCCGAGGCTGCACAGGATATCACGATGCGTCTTGCCGGCGTGAAGGTGACCAAGCCTACCGCGACCAAAGCTGTGAAGGAGGCCATGGCCCATGTCTAA
- a CDS encoding YdbL family protein yields the protein MLKQANTMFGTALAGLATAALVMPSAALAQRDPAYAAARANGAVGEKMDGYLGVVGNQSAEIRKLVADLNIKRRANYTQRAQAQAATIEEYAFTQGCVLINRTQPGEKYEAPGGTWETRTGAAPRRDPRCP from the coding sequence ATGCTGAAACAGGCAAACACGATGTTCGGGACGGCGCTCGCCGGATTGGCGACAGCGGCCCTGGTCATGCCCTCCGCTGCATTGGCGCAGCGGGACCCGGCCTATGCCGCGGCGCGCGCCAATGGGGCGGTCGGTGAAAAGATGGACGGCTATCTTGGCGTCGTCGGGAACCAGAGCGCGGAGATCCGCAAGCTGGTCGCCGACCTCAATATCAAACGCCGCGCGAATTATACCCAGCGTGCGCAGGCGCAGGCTGCCACGATCGAGGAATACGCTTTCACGCAGGGCTGCGTGCTGATCAACCGCACACAGCCGGGCGAGAAATACGAGGCACCCGGCGGAACGTGGGAAACCCGCACCGGCGCGGCACCTCGGCGCGACCCCCGCTGTCCCTGA
- a CDS encoding DUF1049 domain-containing protein, giving the protein MQLFRTILWVVILAALLAFSFFNWREVEVTIWENLVLETKVPALVIVSFLLGLVPMWMIHRGAKWRLNRRISSLEAAAESQRRLATASNASPAPAPSSAAPARPAEPGAGPLTSDPA; this is encoded by the coding sequence ATGCAACTCTTCCGCACGATTTTGTGGGTCGTCATCCTTGCAGCCCTGCTCGCATTCTCGTTCTTCAACTGGCGCGAAGTGGAGGTGACCATCTGGGAGAACCTCGTTCTGGAAACGAAGGTGCCTGCGCTGGTCATCGTGTCGTTCCTGCTCGGGCTGGTTCCGATGTGGATGATCCACCGCGGGGCTAAATGGCGTCTCAATCGGCGCATCTCCTCGCTCGAGGCGGCGGCCGAGAGCCAGCGACGGCTTGCGACCGCGTCGAACGCGTCACCTGCGCCGGCGCCGTCATCGGCCGCGCCTGCAAGACCCGCCGAGCCGGGGGCCGGCCCCCTCACCAGCGATCCGGCGTGA
- a CDS encoding AtpZ/AtpI family protein, which produces MSDDKSAREPIAEDARIDALERRLKAASERESERNRPKASGADANYRSGNRVLADLLGGILGGLVIGFAFDSLFDTSPWGLLVGLFLGIVVAFRNIIRTANTSSDSPPDGD; this is translated from the coding sequence ATGAGCGATGACAAGTCCGCACGGGAACCCATTGCCGAGGATGCGCGAATCGACGCGCTCGAACGGCGGCTGAAGGCCGCATCCGAGCGTGAAAGTGAACGCAACCGTCCCAAGGCAAGCGGGGCCGATGCGAATTATCGCAGCGGCAACCGCGTGCTGGCGGACCTGCTTGGCGGGATTCTCGGCGGTCTGGTAATCGGGTTCGCGTTTGACTCGCTGTTCGATACCTCGCCCTGGGGTCTGTTGGTCGGTCTGTTCCTCGGGATAGTCGTGGCCTTCAGGAACATCATCAGGACGGCGAACACTTCGTCGGACAGTCCGCCGGACGGCGACTGA
- a CDS encoding YnbE family lipoprotein: MAASLALGGCIQVNAPAEPIVIELNINIRQEVIYRLADDVRENIDENPDIF; the protein is encoded by the coding sequence ATGGCAGCTTCGCTGGCTCTCGGCGGATGCATACAGGTCAATGCGCCTGCGGAACCGATCGTGATCGAACTGAATATCAATATCCGTCAGGAAGTGATTTACAGGCTGGCGGACGATGTTCGCGAAAATATCGATGAAAATCCCGATATCTTCTGA
- the pyrF gene encoding orotidine-5'-phosphate decarboxylase, which yields MSNPVYLAVDLPRLEQAKALVEKVKAHIGGVKLGMEFFYAHGAHGVHEIAHCGLPIFLDLKLHDIPNTVAGAMQAIHVLEPAIVTVHTSGGRAMLEDAKAAAAEGTKVVGVTMLTSMDQRDLDRTGVSGTPHDHVMRLAELAQSAGLDGIVCSGQEVASVHAQWKKGFFVVPGLRPVGAAAGDQKRVVTPRKARDDGASVLVIGRPISRADDPARAAREIEATL from the coding sequence GTGAGCAATCCCGTCTACCTCGCAGTCGACCTGCCCCGCCTCGAGCAGGCAAAGGCGCTGGTCGAAAAGGTGAAAGCCCATATCGGCGGCGTGAAGCTGGGCATGGAGTTCTTCTACGCCCACGGCGCGCACGGCGTTCACGAAATTGCCCATTGCGGGCTGCCGATCTTCCTGGACCTGAAGCTGCACGACATTCCCAATACCGTCGCCGGGGCGATGCAGGCGATCCACGTGCTGGAACCGGCGATCGTCACCGTCCATACCTCCGGCGGCCGCGCGATGCTGGAAGATGCGAAGGCCGCCGCTGCCGAAGGGACGAAGGTCGTGGGCGTCACGATGCTGACCAGCATGGACCAGCGCGATCTGGACCGCACGGGCGTGTCTGGCACACCGCACGATCACGTCATGCGGCTCGCCGAACTGGCGCAGAGCGCAGGCCTCGACGGCATCGTCTGCTCCGGCCAGGAAGTCGCCAGCGTGCACGCGCAGTGGAAGAAGGGCTTCTTCGTCGTGCCCGGCCTGCGTCCGGTTGGCGCTGCAGCCGGGGACCAGAAACGGGTCGTGACCCCGCGCAAGGCCCGCGACGACGGGGCCAGCGTGCTGGTGATCGGTCGCCCGATCAGCCGGGCGGACGATCCCGCCCGTGCCGCCCGTGAGATCGAGGCGACGTTGTGA
- a CDS encoding YdbH domain-containing protein: MQGPARKWSAMVEANLPADESAPGAGPRRNRRKWLVRALLALSLGLAAALFALWINRDYVATGFIDDRLAEYDISVTYNVERISGRRQVLTDIVVGSPARPDLTIDRLEVDLVYRIFGLEVGRLRAVRPRLWGEAGPDGVSFGSLDAVLFGDRDEEGGLPDLDIAIIDGRARIDTPWGPIGVKAEGEGRLSDTFSGMLAANAPRLVSGDCTVDAATIYGRLTLIDGDPRISGPLRLDSARCNGGDTRLAEVNMPVVITARDEFSSLAATFEGRIGELSAGSFAAGLTDLSGRAELAGNRLVGRYEIQSRDILAATTNARRLVADGSFRSGQELSGWDVAIDGTAEGLALGNDFDGQFDEVEAGVSGTLLAPLVARLSNALRDQLPGSQLRATARYRADGGPALLTVPRAVLTGKSGNVLASISRGSASFASAIPRISGNFATGGPNLPRIEGRMEQAGNGQLALTIAMAEYGAGANRLAIPAMTLRQSADGSLAFDGRVLASGVLPGGRISSLVLPVNGQWNAGRGLSLWDRCFQARFDRLVYANLELGRQALDLCPVPGKHVLQAGAAKLRIAAGTSALDLAGTFGGTQLRIASGPVGFAWPGTLTAKALNVQLGPRESGVNFAVSDFTGQLGSRLSGRFEGADILLASVPLDILSASGNWKYQGNVLSVGDGAFMLEDREEKERFEPLVAQGASLTLADGVILADAILRTPVNEAEIMATRIRHDLAGGTGFADLDVSGITFGSGLQPTDLTDLALGVVANVDGRVTGNGRIDWNADVVTSTGSFSSNDLDLAAAFGPVEGVSGTIVFDDLLGLTTAPEQRLSVRSLNPGIEVFDGTVQFALTGGEYLDVQGGSWPFLGGTLEMQPVAIRIGASEVREYIFTINGLEASQLLERLELANFSADGTFDGRMQLVFDEIGNGRIENGQLAARAPGGNFSYVGELTYEDLSPIANFAFDALRSLKYEQMVVGIDGPLTGEILTRVRFDGVTQGEGAKRNFVTRRLASLPIRFNVNIRAPFYQLLTNIRSIYDPAYVRDPREIGLVDDAGGRLRPSVSDEDAPARPPDDLLMPDEAIRPDDTVQTPDSEIMR; encoded by the coding sequence TTGCAAGGACCTGCGCGCAAGTGGAGCGCGATGGTCGAGGCCAATCTCCCAGCGGACGAATCCGCGCCCGGTGCAGGGCCCAGGCGCAATCGCCGCAAGTGGTTGGTGCGCGCCTTGCTGGCCCTGTCCCTCGGGCTGGCTGCGGCACTGTTTGCCCTGTGGATCAACCGCGACTATGTGGCGACCGGCTTCATCGACGACCGGCTGGCCGAATACGACATTTCGGTCACCTACAATGTGGAAAGAATTTCGGGCCGACGGCAGGTCCTGACCGACATCGTCGTCGGGTCACCGGCAAGGCCGGACCTGACCATAGACCGGCTGGAGGTCGATCTCGTCTATCGTATCTTCGGCCTGGAGGTCGGCCGGCTGCGCGCCGTGCGCCCGCGCCTGTGGGGCGAGGCAGGTCCGGACGGGGTGAGTTTCGGATCGCTCGATGCGGTGTTGTTCGGCGATCGGGACGAAGAAGGCGGTCTGCCCGATCTCGATATCGCGATTATCGACGGACGTGCCCGCATCGACACACCCTGGGGGCCGATCGGGGTGAAGGCAGAGGGCGAAGGCCGCCTGTCGGACACTTTTTCCGGAATGCTCGCCGCGAATGCACCCCGCCTGGTGTCGGGCGATTGTACAGTCGACGCCGCCACGATTTACGGGCGCCTGACACTGATAGATGGCGATCCCCGCATCAGCGGCCCGCTGCGGCTCGATAGCGCGCGGTGCAATGGAGGCGACACGCGGCTGGCCGAAGTGAACATGCCGGTCGTGATTACTGCGAGGGACGAATTTTCGAGTCTCGCAGCGACGTTCGAAGGGCGCATCGGTGAATTGTCCGCGGGCAGTTTCGCGGCTGGACTTACCGATCTGTCGGGCCGCGCGGAACTCGCCGGGAATCGGCTCGTCGGAAGATACGAAATCCAGTCGCGAGACATTCTTGCTGCCACTACGAATGCAAGGCGTTTGGTGGCCGATGGCAGCTTCCGTTCGGGGCAGGAACTCTCCGGCTGGGATGTGGCGATCGACGGGACGGCGGAGGGGCTCGCCCTCGGCAATGATTTCGATGGGCAATTCGACGAGGTCGAGGCCGGGGTGTCTGGCACGTTGCTGGCGCCACTCGTTGCGCGGCTCTCAAACGCACTGCGGGACCAGCTTCCCGGTTCGCAATTGCGCGCAACGGCACGTTATCGCGCGGATGGCGGGCCGGCCCTGCTCACGGTGCCCCGCGCAGTGCTGACGGGCAAGTCCGGCAATGTCCTGGCGTCCATATCGCGCGGCAGTGCCTCCTTCGCTTCCGCGATCCCCCGTATTTCCGGCAATTTCGCAACCGGTGGCCCGAACTTGCCGCGGATCGAAGGGCGCATGGAGCAGGCCGGGAACGGACAATTGGCACTGACCATCGCGATGGCGGAATACGGGGCAGGCGCAAATCGGCTCGCCATACCGGCGATGACGTTGCGCCAGTCTGCCGACGGGTCGCTCGCATTCGATGGCCGCGTGCTCGCCAGCGGGGTCTTGCCCGGCGGGCGAATCTCTTCCCTCGTGCTGCCGGTGAACGGACAGTGGAATGCCGGGCGCGGGCTGTCCTTGTGGGACCGATGTTTCCAGGCGCGGTTCGACCGCCTCGTCTACGCCAATCTGGAACTCGGCCGACAGGCTCTCGACCTGTGTCCGGTGCCCGGAAAACATGTGCTGCAGGCCGGGGCGGCCAAGCTTCGCATCGCGGCAGGGACCAGCGCTCTCGATCTCGCCGGCACGTTCGGGGGAACGCAGCTTCGCATAGCAAGCGGCCCGGTGGGATTTGCCTGGCCGGGCACGCTGACCGCGAAAGCGCTGAACGTGCAACTCGGCCCGCGCGAATCGGGGGTGAATTTCGCCGTGAGCGACTTCACCGGCCAGTTGGGTTCGCGCCTTTCCGGACGGTTCGAGGGCGCGGACATATTGCTGGCGTCCGTCCCGCTCGACATCCTGTCGGCCAGCGGCAACTGGAAATATCAAGGTAACGTGCTGTCGGTGGGCGATGGCGCCTTCATGCTCGAGGATCGCGAGGAAAAGGAGCGATTCGAGCCACTGGTTGCGCAAGGTGCGTCACTCACCCTGGCCGACGGCGTCATCCTGGCCGATGCGATCCTGCGCACCCCCGTCAACGAAGCGGAGATCATGGCGACCCGAATACGGCACGACCTGGCAGGGGGGACCGGATTTGCCGATCTCGACGTTTCGGGCATCACATTCGGCAGCGGTCTGCAGCCGACCGACCTGACCGATCTCGCCCTGGGTGTCGTCGCGAATGTCGATGGAAGGGTGACGGGGAACGGCCGGATCGACTGGAACGCCGACGTTGTGACCAGCACCGGCTCTTTCTCGTCGAACGATCTGGACCTCGCCGCCGCCTTCGGGCCGGTGGAAGGCGTCAGCGGAACGATCGTCTTCGACGACCTGCTGGGCCTGACGACCGCGCCGGAACAGCGCCTGAGCGTTCGTTCGCTCAATCCCGGTATCGAGGTTTTCGACGGGACGGTGCAGTTTGCACTGACCGGTGGCGAATATCTCGACGTGCAGGGGGGAAGCTGGCCCTTCCTCGGCGGCACGCTCGAGATGCAGCCGGTGGCGATCCGCATCGGTGCAAGCGAAGTCCGCGAGTATATTTTCACGATCAACGGGCTGGAGGCGTCGCAATTGCTCGAACGTCTCGAGCTTGCGAATTTTTCTGCCGACGGCACGTTCGATGGCCGGATGCAGCTTGTCTTCGACGAGATCGGCAATGGGCGGATCGAGAACGGACAGCTGGCTGCGCGCGCGCCGGGCGGCAATTTCTCCTATGTGGGCGAACTGACCTATGAAGACCTTTCGCCGATCGCGAACTTTGCTTTCGATGCGCTTCGTTCTCTCAAATACGAGCAGATGGTCGTCGGTATCGACGGGCCACTGACCGGCGAAATCCTGACAAGGGTCCGGTTCGACGGGGTGACGCAGGGGGAGGGTGCGAAACGGAACTTCGTGACCCGGCGCCTGGCCAGCCTGCCGATCCGGTTCAACGTGAATATCAGGGCGCCGTTCTATCAGCTGCTCACGAATATCAGGTCGATCTACGATCCGGCCTATGTTCGCGACCCGCGCGAAATCGGCCTTGTCGACGATGCTGGTGGTCGCCTGCGTCCGTCCGTGTCGGATGAGGACGCGCCGGCACGACCGCCGGACGATCTTCTGATGCCAGACGAGGCCATTCGGCCCGACGACACCGTTCAGACCCCGGACAGCGAGATTATGCGATGA
- the gloB gene encoding hydroxyacylglutathione hydrolase, whose product MSLQVHQFPCLSDNYGFLLHDFDSGETAAIDTPDGEEYLRQAEARNWRITQIWNTHWHPDHAGGNKAIVEATGASVIAPQEVEKLSPIDRIVGQGDTVTLGAHEASVIDVSGHTSGHIAFHLAGADMAFVGDSVFALGCGRMFEGEPQQFWESLQRIKALPASTTLYCAHEYTAANAKFALHADPDNPALQSYAEEIAAKRDRGEPTVPTRLGRELETNPFLRADDPALMKKWGGSVPHETFAALRSAKDSF is encoded by the coding sequence ATGTCATTGCAAGTTCACCAGTTCCCCTGCCTGTCCGACAATTACGGATTCCTGCTGCACGATTTCGATAGCGGCGAAACCGCAGCCATCGATACGCCCGACGGAGAGGAATATCTCCGGCAGGCAGAAGCCAGAAACTGGCGGATCACGCAGATCTGGAACACCCACTGGCATCCCGACCATGCAGGCGGAAACAAGGCGATCGTCGAGGCAACCGGCGCGTCCGTCATCGCACCGCAGGAGGTCGAGAAGCTGTCGCCTATCGACCGCATCGTGGGACAGGGCGACACCGTGACGCTCGGCGCCCATGAAGCATCGGTCATCGACGTGTCGGGGCACACGAGCGGCCACATCGCCTTCCATCTCGCAGGTGCCGACATGGCTTTTGTCGGCGACAGCGTCTTCGCGCTGGGTTGCGGGCGGATGTTCGAGGGCGAGCCGCAGCAGTTCTGGGAGAGCCTCCAAAGGATCAAGGCCCTGCCCGCATCCACCACGCTCTATTGCGCGCACGAATATACAGCCGCCAATGCGAAATTCGCGCTGCACGCCGATCCCGATAACCCTGCGCTGCAGAGCTATGCCGAAGAAATTGCGGCGAAGCGCGATCGCGGCGAGCCGACCGTTCCGACACGGCTTGGCCGCGAACTGGAAACGAACCCTTTCCTGCGCGCCGACGATCCGGCGCTGATGAAAAAATGGGGCGGCAGCGTGCCACACGAGACGTTTGCCGCGCTGAGATCGGCCAAGGATTCGTTCTGA
- a CDS encoding NADPH:quinone oxidoreductase family protein has protein sequence MRALVVSHLSDDLSGVSLTDLPPPLRSADEVLVKVRAASLNYPDLLMTRGAYQFKPEPPFTAGMELAGEVLESDPGSRFAVGDRVTGGAKTGGFAELASVPQENLRRIPDEVGHAEAAAAGAAYSTAYTALVELGGLSAGQTVLVHGASGGVGLAACDLAKALGATVIAATHTEQKREILAKMACVDHVILNTGGFRTDIADLTGGRLCDLVVDPVGGDVFDESTRCVAFGGKLLVVGFVAGRIPEIAVNIPLIKGFSVVGVRAGEYARRFPERGAAIRDALDALMVQGRIKPHIDRILPLDRWREAFGAMEAGAITGKIVLEP, from the coding sequence ATGCGCGCCCTCGTCGTTTCGCACCTGTCGGACGACCTATCCGGCGTCAGCCTTACGGACCTTCCTCCACCTCTGCGCTCTGCGGACGAAGTGCTGGTGAAAGTGCGCGCGGCGTCGCTCAACTACCCGGACCTGCTGATGACGCGGGGCGCATACCAGTTCAAACCGGAACCGCCTTTCACGGCCGGAATGGAACTGGCAGGCGAAGTGCTCGAATCCGATCCTGGCTCGCGATTTGCCGTCGGCGACCGGGTGACAGGCGGCGCAAAAACGGGCGGGTTTGCCGAACTGGCGAGCGTTCCACAGGAAAACCTGCGACGCATTCCGGACGAGGTCGGCCATGCCGAGGCGGCGGCGGCCGGTGCGGCCTATTCCACGGCATATACCGCACTGGTCGAGCTTGGCGGCCTGAGCGCAGGCCAGACCGTCCTGGTCCACGGCGCCAGCGGCGGCGTCGGTCTCGCCGCCTGCGACCTTGCGAAGGCGCTGGGCGCAACGGTGATTGCAGCCACGCACACAGAGCAAAAGCGGGAAATCCTCGCCAAGATGGCATGCGTGGACCACGTGATCCTCAACACAGGCGGCTTCCGCACCGACATCGCCGACCTGACTGGCGGGCGGCTATGCGACCTTGTCGTCGATCCCGTGGGCGGTGACGTTTTCGACGAAAGCACACGCTGCGTCGCGTTCGGCGGTAAGCTGCTGGTGGTCGGTTTCGTCGCCGGGAGGATCCCCGAGATTGCCGTCAACATTCCCCTGATAAAGGGGTTTTCCGTCGTCGGCGTTCGCGCCGGGGAATATGCGCGCCGCTTCCCCGAACGCGGAGCGGCGATCCGCGATGCCCTGGATGCCCTGATGGTCCAGGGACGGATAAAGCCCCACATCGACCGCATCCTGCCACTGGATCGCTGGCGCGAAGCGTTCGGTGCCATGGAGGCAGGAGCGATTACCGGAAAGATCGTTCTCGAGCCCTGA
- a CDS encoding F0F1 ATP synthase subunit A, which yields MHQFHIEPILGSENWEIAGFNIAFTNSSMWMMTTTIVLVVFVWGGMKREIVPGRWQVMVESFTGFIDDMVQANIGKEGKKYVPYVFSLFMFILFANLLGLLPLGVVGIHPFTFTSHFTVTGVLAVISFAIVLIVGFWKHGLHFFSLFVPHGTPLPMIPILFPIELISFLVRPFSLALRLFVAMMAGHVLLKVLSGFVIDGVNAGAGIGLLVGAPSFILMIGISALEILVAGIQAYVFALLTSLYINDAENLH from the coding sequence ATGCACCAGTTCCACATCGAACCGATTCTCGGTTCGGAGAACTGGGAAATTGCCGGTTTCAACATCGCTTTTACCAACAGTTCGATGTGGATGATGACCACCACGATCGTGCTGGTCGTGTTCGTGTGGGGCGGCATGAAGCGCGAGATCGTGCCCGGCCGCTGGCAGGTCATGGTCGAGAGCTTCACCGGCTTCATCGACGACATGGTCCAGGCCAATATCGGCAAGGAAGGCAAGAAATACGTCCCTTACGTATTCTCGCTTTTCATGTTCATCCTGTTCGCGAACCTGCTCGGCCTGCTGCCGCTGGGCGTGGTCGGCATCCATCCGTTCACCTTCACCAGTCATTTCACCGTTACCGGTGTCCTGGCCGTCATCAGCTTCGCCATCGTCCTGATCGTCGGTTTCTGGAAGCACGGCCTGCACTTCTTCAGCCTGTTCGTGCCGCACGGCACGCCGCTGCCGATGATCCCGATCCTGTTCCCGATCGAGCTGATCTCCTTCCTCGTTCGCCCCTTCAGCCTGGCACTGCGTCTGTTCGTTGCCATGATGGCCGGACACGTCCTTCTCAAGGTTCTGTCGGGCTTCGTTATCGACGGTGTGAACGCGGGTGCGGGTATCGGCCTTCTGGTCGGTGCGCCCAGCTTCATCCTGATGATCGGCATCAGCGCGCTGGAAATCCTGGTCGCCGGTATCCAGGCCTATGTTTTTGCTCTTCTGACGTCGCTGTATATCAACGACGCAGAGAACCTTCACTAA